The Bacillus carboniphilus genome contains a region encoding:
- a CDS encoding YtxH domain-containing protein, which produces MAKKKQDEGGFLFGAFLGGLIGALVALLFAPKSGKELREDLNSTDIKKKTSDWTTQAQSASSELAQKAKGKVVDISNSFVQKNGGSNEENSEQLNQDSNYIPLPNESKDE; this is translated from the coding sequence ATGGCGAAAAAAAAACAAGATGAAGGTGGATTTTTATTCGGTGCGTTTCTCGGAGGTCTCATAGGTGCGCTTGTAGCATTGTTATTTGCTCCTAAGAGCGGGAAAGAGTTAAGAGAAGATTTAAATTCTACAGATATTAAAAAGAAAACGAGTGATTGGACAACACAGGCTCAATCGGCGAGTAGTGAACTTGCTCAAAAAGCAAAAGGAAAAGTTGTAGATATTTCTAATTCTTTTGTTCAAAAAAATGGAGGGAGTAATGAGGAAAATAGCGAGCAATTAAATCAAGATTCTAATTACATTCCTTTACCAAATGAATCTAAAGATGAATAA
- a CDS encoding DUF948 domain-containing protein has product MIIILYLSVALIAVAFTVLVVYLAKALKSMSNTLNQVSGTLEGMEKQLQGITTETTSLLHKTNALAEDVQQKSERLNVLVDGIKDVGTTVQSFNDSLQRASTSVSNQVHQNKEKVSQVIQWSNVFIDIWDKVKNKKSKSE; this is encoded by the coding sequence ATGATAATCATATTATATTTAAGCGTGGCTCTTATTGCAGTCGCATTTACTGTGTTAGTGGTGTACTTAGCAAAAGCTTTAAAATCTATGTCAAATACCTTAAATCAAGTTTCAGGTACTTTAGAAGGGATGGAAAAGCAATTACAGGGCATTACAACCGAGACAACTTCATTATTACATAAAACAAATGCTCTAGCAGAAGATGTTCAACAAAAATCAGAAAGATTAAATGTTTTAGTAGATGGAATTAAAGATGTTGGAACAACCGTTCAAAGTTTTAATGACTCTTTGCAAAGAGCATCCACATCAGTTTCAAACCAAGTCCATCAAAATAAGGAAAAAGTATCTCAAGTTATTCAATGGAGTAATGTTTTTATTGATATTTGGGACAAAGTGAAAAATAAAAAATCAAAATCTGAGTGA